The following are from one region of the Paenibacillus protaetiae genome:
- the leuD gene encoding 3-isopropylmalate dehydratase small subunit, whose amino-acid sequence MEAFKQLTGIVAPVDRVNVDTDAIIPKQFLKRIERSGFGQFLFFEWRFHENGEINADFEPNKPRYEGASILISRANFGCGSSREHAPWAILDYGFKCVIAPSFADIFYNNCFQNGILPLKLSEEQVEELFQRTAKYEGYKLSVDLENKRLTDEYGLDLAFDIDEHRRQFLLLGLDNIGLTLQHEDKIAAYEAARAAL is encoded by the coding sequence ATGGAAGCTTTTAAACAACTGACCGGTATTGTCGCTCCTGTCGACCGTGTCAACGTCGATACGGATGCGATTATCCCGAAACAATTCTTGAAGCGTATCGAACGGAGCGGCTTTGGCCAGTTCCTGTTCTTCGAATGGCGTTTCCACGAAAACGGCGAAATCAATGCCGATTTCGAACCAAACAAACCGCGGTACGAGGGCGCTTCGATTCTCATTTCCCGTGCCAACTTCGGCTGCGGCTCGTCCCGCGAGCATGCGCCTTGGGCGATTCTTGACTACGGCTTCAAATGCGTCATCGCGCCTTCGTTCGCCGACATTTTCTACAACAACTGCTTCCAGAACGGCATTCTGCCGCTGAAGCTGAGCGAAGAGCAGGTTGAAGAGCTGTTCCAGCGCACGGCGAAATATGAGGGCTACAAGCTGTCCGTTGATCTGGAAAACAAACGTTTGACCGATGAGTACGGACTCGATCTTGCGTTTGATATCGACGAGCACCGCCGCCAGTTTCTGCTGCTTGGCCTCGACAACATTGGCCTTACGCTGCAGCATGAGGACAAAATCGCAGCTTACGAGGCAGCACGAGCTGCTCTGTAA
- a CDS encoding GNAT family N-acetyltransferase encodes MIRELVNRASGLEGLEQLHLAVVSGNQPAVSLYEGAGFTVYSTTRQAFKHDGRYWDEHFMALFLA; translated from the coding sequence TTGATCCGGGAGCTTGTGAATCGGGCGTCCGGGCTCGAAGGGCTGGAACAGCTGCATCTGGCGGTGGTATCCGGCAATCAGCCGGCCGTGTCCTTGTATGAAGGCGCGGGGTTTACGGTATACAGCACAACGCGCCAAGCTTTTAAGCATGACGGCCGTTACTGGGACGAGCATTTCATGGCGCTGTTTTTGGCGTAA
- a CDS encoding N-acetylmuramoyl-L-alanine amidase family protein, giving the protein MKKFVAILLFMSFLFTLFTGTGQAASATVTPKLYLDNNLLTPAVGPELVNNKYTVVPIRVISENIGAKVNWDQTNKTVTIYSGNDTVFLKINDIQAFVNDKGLQMDTPAIVKSGTTLVPLRFVGESLGLKVDWDNTTKTVYLKSPEPAETPPPTETTDPGNSGEETAGSLTSITYDGNGGVIVTYDGQAVMSKPVFLDNPKRLVFDFPNAGFSDSFEPAFPSSAAIGQISVTGHPALAQIRYSLYSLAPSTVRVVLDLTADTTYTVTESSGQYLIQLGADGGTPTNPGTVPGTDPGTGNSDGSNPVPGKKYTVVIDAGHGGTDPGAQSILSGKWEKETNLSIALKVKALLDKEPLINAQMTRSTDVFVELDERVNIAQKLKADLFLSIHANSSSPSASGTETYYTRANSKTLAETVHKYLIKGTGLKDRGVKTANYRVTKATTMPAILMETGFVTNSNDAAILFDPAKQQVIAQSIVQGIKAYLKIS; this is encoded by the coding sequence ATGAAGAAGTTTGTAGCAATCCTGTTGTTTATGTCATTCCTGTTTACGTTGTTTACAGGCACCGGACAAGCTGCGTCAGCAACCGTTACGCCCAAATTGTATTTGGACAACAATCTGCTGACACCCGCGGTTGGCCCTGAACTGGTGAACAACAAGTATACGGTTGTGCCGATTCGTGTCATATCCGAAAATATTGGCGCAAAGGTCAATTGGGACCAAACGAATAAAACGGTCACCATATACAGCGGGAATGATACCGTATTCTTGAAGATTAACGACATCCAAGCATTTGTAAACGACAAAGGGCTGCAAATGGACACGCCTGCTATCGTTAAGTCCGGAACGACGCTTGTTCCGCTGCGGTTTGTGGGTGAAAGCTTAGGCTTAAAAGTGGACTGGGACAACACAACCAAAACCGTGTATTTGAAATCGCCGGAACCGGCAGAGACTCCGCCGCCAACCGAAACAACCGATCCGGGGAACAGCGGAGAAGAAACGGCCGGCAGCTTGACTTCCATCACTTACGACGGTAATGGAGGCGTTATCGTTACCTATGATGGACAAGCAGTAATGAGCAAACCGGTTTTCCTGGACAATCCGAAACGGCTTGTATTCGACTTTCCGAACGCCGGTTTTTCGGATAGCTTCGAACCTGCTTTCCCAAGCAGCGCGGCTATTGGACAGATAAGTGTAACCGGTCATCCCGCTCTTGCCCAGATCCGGTATTCGCTTTACTCGCTGGCGCCGTCTACCGTCCGGGTTGTATTGGATTTGACGGCAGACACCACGTATACCGTGACAGAAAGCAGCGGGCAATATCTCATCCAGCTTGGAGCAGACGGCGGAACGCCAACGAATCCGGGAACGGTGCCGGGTACTGATCCGGGCACAGGTAATTCGGACGGCAGCAATCCTGTCCCAGGCAAAAAGTATACCGTTGTCATTGATGCCGGGCATGGCGGTACAGACCCGGGGGCGCAAAGTATTCTTAGCGGCAAGTGGGAGAAGGAAACGAATCTGAGCATTGCGCTCAAAGTAAAAGCGCTGCTGGATAAGGAACCTCTTATTAACGCCCAAATGACACGCAGTACGGATGTGTTTGTCGAGCTGGACGAACGTGTCAATATTGCACAAAAGCTGAAAGCCGACCTGTTCTTGTCGATCCATGCCAACAGTTCTTCGCCGTCCGCAAGCGGTACGGAAACCTACTACACCCGCGCGAACAGCAAAACTTTGGCCGAGACGGTACATAAGTATTTAATCAAAGGGACAGGCCTGAAGGATCGCGGGGTCAAAACGGCTAATTACCGGGTAACCAAAGCAACCACGATGCCTGCTATTCTAATGGAAACGGGCTTTGTTACCAATTCGAATGACGCTGCCATTTTGTTTGACCCGGCTAAACAGCAAGTGATCGCACAGTCGATTGTACAAGGCATCAAAGCCTATCTGAAAATATCCTGA
- a CDS encoding dynamin family protein: protein MQEKAARLANSRFTIALFGAFSAGKSSLANALIGEPALPVSPNPTTAAINRLVPPTAERPHGTARVVMKSREAMLEDLRYSLALLGDDASEAAIPDAAALMKAIDRLTPDAIHAGGRPHYSFLRAARAGWEAHEQLLGRELDVQQDEYERYVAEESRSCFVSEIELHYSCPLTEQGIVLVDTPGADSVNARHTGVAFNYIKNADAVLFVTYYNHAFSQADRQFLAQLGRVKDQFELDKMFFLVNAADLAASEEELAGVLKHVESNLLQHGIRNPRLFPVSSLQALEAKQAGDEEALSGSGLAMFEQSFLSFVQNDLGRLAVEAADLEVERATSTVRGWLQSAEGDAETRRAEAVRLEQNAAEASGIIQSFGHSALPAQLAQELSELMYYVVQRIQFRFGDMMNLSFNPSTLQDDGRDLRKMIWTAWLELQRYIRIELSQELQATSLRMETAFHNLLGKRYAALAEEAAAKAGGPDLRRIRGRNFLCRLRARSGRRIRLMPNGCGQDSNRRASFLKAKEKPVFGPIWSRL, encoded by the coding sequence ATGCAGGAAAAAGCGGCGCGGCTCGCGAACAGCCGCTTTACGATCGCGCTGTTTGGCGCGTTCAGCGCGGGCAAATCATCGCTCGCCAATGCGCTGATCGGAGAGCCGGCGCTGCCTGTGTCGCCGAATCCGACAACCGCCGCCATTAACCGGCTTGTGCCGCCGACGGCGGAACGCCCTCATGGCACAGCTCGTGTCGTTATGAAATCACGTGAAGCGATGCTGGAAGATTTGCGTTATTCGCTTGCGCTGCTTGGAGATGACGCTTCTGAAGCTGCGATTCCGGATGCGGCCGCTTTAATGAAAGCGATCGACCGACTAACGCCGGACGCCATTCATGCCGGCGGCCGTCCGCATTACAGCTTCCTGCGCGCAGCCCGCGCAGGCTGGGAAGCGCATGAGCAGCTGCTTGGCAGGGAGCTGGACGTCCAGCAGGATGAATATGAACGGTATGTCGCTGAGGAGTCCCGTTCCTGCTTTGTCAGCGAAATCGAGCTGCACTACAGCTGCCCGCTTACGGAGCAAGGAATCGTTCTTGTCGATACGCCGGGAGCGGATTCCGTCAATGCCCGCCATACAGGCGTCGCGTTTAATTATATTAAAAACGCCGATGCGGTTTTGTTTGTAACGTATTACAATCACGCCTTTTCCCAGGCGGACCGCCAGTTTTTGGCGCAGCTTGGCCGTGTCAAAGACCAATTCGAGCTGGATAAAATGTTTTTCCTCGTCAACGCGGCTGATTTGGCTGCCAGCGAGGAAGAACTTGCCGGCGTACTGAAGCATGTCGAGTCTAACCTGCTGCAGCATGGTATCCGCAATCCGCGCTTATTTCCGGTATCCAGCCTGCAGGCGCTTGAAGCGAAGCAAGCAGGGGATGAAGAGGCGCTGTCCGGTTCCGGACTGGCTATGTTTGAGCAGTCTTTCTTGTCTTTTGTCCAAAATGATCTTGGCCGGCTGGCCGTGGAAGCCGCAGATCTTGAAGTGGAGAGGGCGACGTCTACTGTACGCGGTTGGCTTCAAAGCGCGGAGGGCGATGCCGAAACCCGCAGGGCGGAGGCAGTTCGGCTCGAGCAGAATGCTGCTGAAGCGAGCGGGATTATCCAATCATTTGGTCATTCCGCGTTGCCGGCACAGCTTGCACAGGAGCTTAGCGAGCTGATGTATTATGTCGTTCAGCGGATTCAGTTCCGGTTTGGCGATATGATGAATTTATCGTTTAACCCGTCGACGCTGCAGGATGACGGGCGTGATTTGCGCAAAATGATCTGGACCGCCTGGCTGGAGCTGCAGCGGTATATTCGCATCGAGCTGTCGCAGGAACTGCAAGCGACTTCGCTGCGGATGGAAACGGCGTTCCATAACCTGCTTGGCAAACGGTACGCCGCATTAGCGGAGGAGGCAGCTGCCAAAGCAGGGGGACCGGATTTGCGCCGTATTCGCGGACGGAACTTCCTATGCCGGCTGAGGGCAAGGAGTGGACGCCGGATACGATTGATGCCAAATGGCTGTGGGCAAGATTCAAATCGCCGCGCCAGTTTTTTGAAGGCGAAGGAAAAGCCCGTCTTCGGGCCGATCTGGAGTCGATTGTAA
- a CDS encoding S-layer homology domain-containing protein: protein MPFTRKTIVASALAVSLLSGGAAAGSVYAAASSPVTFSDVVSTHWAEKDITKLAMQGIITGYNGLFRPSDSVTRQEAVLMALRFAGLDDEVETNSVVVFPSSFEVSNFYKSYVALAFDKNLLDRNDEYALASSQTATAWGTAPASREWVTKLLVRTIGEKTKADMLQSTPSSFGDAGNIGKDYLGYVNAAVSLQLVKGVTETKFDPKANVNRASLATLFSRAERQYPVAYAGQQDGIVSKLSSSSISVYSDNSENTYSIDGNTRIYRYDSEQAVSLDALKLYTDVTVIGQNGKALYIEINGDEQHVQSYEAVLDRVIKSDNLMYVWINDKPVEVHYGDDLIVQDGSGKTIPLEQISRDSVITITEDAFRPAPVALSVKVKSAVEASLEGTFYSAGDGIITIMQNGSPVSKVLDSDVTVSIPGVTGAVLSDLTKTVDSVKLTLDDNGIVTKIEVTNRDVKAVAGASITSYDAVNKLLTMVDSNGTTPYALFVNDKTKFKYDGNTITLSEANSMLKAGRTISVTYSGTTVLSVEFLTSYSGVLTNTGVSGKLTLKLDNGSSVTVPYTYPDVEIAGDSTPAVSDLKAGQYVTIKLTASQDRASVIKVHQTIQYDVVKSIEGSNKLQLLGVDGTALRLDLTGVDLMDTDGEEVSLSDFVPGSVVNVAYNGNAPETVTEVPLTVGMVKTVGTGSLTVTANNGKSIIVPFDGGTDQLYIDGKKTAALSSVKTGQGAAVMTDAAGNTVIYASSGLSRAVSSYDAVSDQLITLQTSASDQNNYFFLLPNTAFTAKDGSTISPASLNHGDTVTVYAFRNTAIAVVKN from the coding sequence ATGCCATTTACACGCAAAACAATTGTAGCAAGTGCACTGGCCGTTTCGCTGCTTTCCGGCGGCGCAGCTGCCGGCAGCGTTTACGCAGCCGCTTCGTCCCCCGTTACTTTTTCAGATGTCGTCAGTACGCATTGGGCGGAAAAAGATATTACAAAACTGGCTATGCAAGGCATTATTACAGGATATAACGGGCTGTTTCGTCCTTCAGATAGCGTAACACGGCAGGAGGCCGTATTAATGGCGCTCCGTTTTGCAGGGCTGGATGATGAGGTGGAAACCAACAGTGTTGTCGTATTCCCATCCTCGTTTGAAGTAAGCAACTTTTACAAGTCGTACGTCGCGCTTGCATTTGATAAAAACTTGCTTGACCGGAACGACGAATACGCGCTCGCTTCCAGCCAAACGGCTACAGCCTGGGGCACGGCGCCCGCATCCCGCGAATGGGTGACGAAGCTGTTAGTCCGTACCATCGGCGAGAAAACCAAAGCTGATATGCTGCAATCGACGCCGTCTTCCTTCGGCGATGCCGGAAACATTGGCAAAGATTATTTGGGTTATGTGAATGCCGCTGTATCGCTTCAGCTGGTGAAAGGCGTTACCGAAACGAAGTTCGACCCGAAAGCGAATGTAAACAGGGCGTCTCTTGCAACATTGTTCAGCCGTGCGGAACGTCAGTATCCGGTTGCATATGCAGGCCAGCAGGACGGCATTGTCTCGAAGCTGAGCAGCTCGTCCATTTCGGTGTATAGCGATAACAGTGAGAATACTTATTCCATCGACGGCAATACGCGTATTTACCGTTACGATTCGGAACAAGCGGTATCGCTGGATGCTTTGAAGCTGTATACGGACGTTACGGTTATCGGCCAAAACGGCAAAGCGCTGTATATCGAAATAAACGGGGATGAACAACATGTCCAATCGTACGAAGCGGTATTGGATCGTGTAATTAAGTCCGATAATCTGATGTACGTATGGATCAACGATAAACCGGTGGAAGTGCACTACGGGGATGATCTTATCGTTCAGGACGGCAGCGGCAAAACGATTCCGCTTGAACAAATCAGCCGCGACAGTGTGATTACGATTACAGAAGATGCGTTCCGCCCAGCGCCGGTTGCCTTGTCCGTCAAAGTGAAGTCGGCTGTAGAAGCCAGCCTGGAAGGCACGTTCTATTCGGCGGGAGACGGCATTATTACGATTATGCAAAACGGCTCGCCGGTGTCCAAGGTGCTGGATTCCGATGTAACAGTATCCATTCCTGGCGTTACAGGCGCCGTGCTTTCCGATCTGACGAAAACCGTCGATTCGGTCAAACTGACCTTGGATGACAACGGCATTGTGACCAAAATCGAAGTAACGAACCGTGATGTCAAAGCGGTAGCCGGCGCTTCGATTACAAGTTACGACGCCGTCAACAAACTGCTGACGATGGTGGATTCCAACGGAACGACGCCATATGCGCTGTTTGTAAATGACAAGACCAAATTCAAATATGACGGCAATACGATTACGTTATCCGAAGCGAATTCCATGCTGAAAGCGGGACGCACTATTTCCGTTACGTATTCCGGAACTACAGTGTTGTCGGTTGAATTTTTAACGAGTTATTCAGGCGTGCTGACGAATACCGGCGTATCCGGCAAGCTGACGCTGAAACTGGATAACGGCTCTTCGGTCACGGTCCCTTACACATACCCGGATGTGGAAATTGCCGGCGACAGCACGCCGGCCGTATCCGATTTGAAAGCGGGCCAATATGTAACCATTAAGCTTACGGCCAGCCAAGACCGGGCGTCGGTCATTAAAGTGCATCAAACCATTCAATATGATGTTGTAAAATCAATAGAGGGCAGCAACAAGCTGCAGCTGCTGGGAGTGGACGGCACAGCGCTGCGTCTCGATCTCACCGGCGTGGATTTGATGGATACAGACGGCGAAGAGGTGTCCCTGTCCGATTTTGTCCCTGGATCGGTCGTTAATGTTGCGTATAACGGCAACGCGCCTGAGACGGTAACGGAGGTGCCTTTAACGGTCGGTATGGTGAAAACGGTAGGCACCGGCAGCTTGACCGTTACAGCCAATAACGGCAAGTCGATTATTGTTCCATTTGATGGAGGCACGGACCAGCTGTATATCGACGGCAAAAAAACAGCCGCCCTCAGCTCGGTGAAGACTGGTCAAGGGGCCGCTGTGATGACCGACGCTGCGGGCAATACGGTTATTTATGCAAGCTCCGGGCTGTCGCGTGCCGTTTCGTCTTACGATGCGGTTTCCGATCAGCTGATTACGCTGCAAACATCGGCTTCCGACCAAAATAACTATTTCTTCCTGCTGCCTAATACAGCCTTTACAGCCAAAGACGGTTCGACGATCTCTCCGGCTTCGCTGAACCACGGAGATACGGTCACCGTTTACGCGTTCCGGAATACGGCAATTGCAGTCGTCAAGAATTAA
- a CDS encoding dynamin family protein, with the protein MSEKPETTIFEQAIQAAAAEMAALGDVKHAGQLKELNSKLADGRLTVAFCGHFSAGKSTLINRLCGAKLLPSSPIPTSANVVSIRGGEQAVAAIHYEADGKSNTREVPVDQLEQYCVDGENFTSVSITYPSELLGNHTVLLDTPGIDSTDDAHRMATESALHLADVVFYVMDYNHVQSEINFAFAKQLKDWGKPLYFIVNQIDKHRENELSFEQYRKSVSEAFHAWHLEPAGIVYLSMREPEHPHQELHKLEELLAKLAEIREPLAVYSVDASLRHLVKAHLKWRGEQEEPEREQLIAEAGGEDEAARVKGEIERLTAERERLLEQPARLRDSLRKELQSLLDNANVTPAVTRDFAHSFLESRKPGFKTGLLFAGAKTAAEQERRGQVFAEDFASKVNANIDWHVKDLLRHAAEQCGYAHDALEAQLDAAFTWKPELQWLIGKVNTGAVFGNEYTMTYSRDIAAEVKSIYRKEALVVIDTLADHIRQAGELAAAAKEQELAALGTQAGALARLAALAERADAYAARLAAVLPPQAQRPALPAPSAGTAQPPRSGAAAGAARAEAAAAAAPARKAGRAAPAERVPRSPAEPRLRSSAARPSGSPALLRCWRLIRRLRRPRKQCRKKRRGSRTAALRSRCLARSARANHRSPMR; encoded by the coding sequence ATGAGCGAGAAACCGGAAACAACTATTTTCGAACAAGCGATACAAGCAGCGGCTGCCGAAATGGCGGCTCTGGGGGATGTTAAGCATGCGGGACAATTGAAGGAGCTGAACAGTAAGCTGGCCGACGGCCGGCTTACTGTCGCGTTTTGCGGCCATTTTTCGGCGGGCAAGTCTACGCTGATTAATAGACTATGCGGAGCGAAGCTGCTGCCTTCAAGCCCTATACCAACTAGCGCCAACGTGGTGTCGATCCGCGGCGGCGAGCAGGCGGTTGCAGCAATCCATTATGAGGCGGATGGAAAGTCCAATACACGTGAAGTGCCGGTGGACCAGCTGGAGCAGTATTGCGTGGACGGCGAAAATTTCACATCCGTATCAATTACGTATCCTAGCGAACTGCTGGGCAACCATACCGTTCTGCTCGATACTCCGGGTATAGATTCAACCGATGATGCCCACCGGATGGCGACAGAGTCCGCTCTGCATCTGGCGGATGTCGTGTTTTACGTCATGGATTATAACCATGTCCAGTCGGAGATTAATTTCGCGTTTGCGAAACAGTTGAAAGATTGGGGCAAGCCTTTATATTTTATCGTCAATCAAATTGATAAGCACCGCGAGAACGAGCTGTCGTTTGAGCAATACCGCAAAAGCGTAAGCGAGGCGTTTCATGCTTGGCATTTGGAGCCGGCAGGAATCGTCTATTTGTCGATGCGCGAACCGGAGCACCCCCATCAGGAGCTGCACAAGCTGGAGGAGCTGCTGGCGAAGCTGGCCGAGATTCGGGAGCCGCTGGCGGTGTACAGCGTGGACGCCTCGCTCCGCCATCTGGTTAAAGCGCATTTGAAATGGCGCGGCGAGCAGGAGGAGCCGGAACGCGAGCAGCTGATTGCGGAAGCAGGCGGAGAAGATGAAGCCGCCAGGGTCAAAGGCGAAATCGAGCGTCTGACAGCTGAACGGGAGCGCTTGCTCGAGCAGCCTGCGCGGCTGCGCGACAGCTTGCGCAAAGAGCTGCAGTCGCTGCTTGACAATGCGAATGTGACCCCGGCTGTTACTCGTGATTTTGCACATTCTTTTCTGGAAAGCCGTAAGCCGGGATTTAAAACAGGCCTATTATTCGCCGGAGCGAAAACAGCCGCCGAACAGGAACGGCGCGGCCAGGTGTTCGCAGAAGATTTTGCTTCGAAGGTGAATGCCAACATTGATTGGCATGTGAAGGATTTGCTGCGCCATGCCGCAGAACAATGCGGTTACGCGCACGATGCGCTGGAAGCGCAGCTGGACGCTGCTTTTACATGGAAGCCCGAGCTCCAGTGGCTGATCGGTAAAGTCAACACCGGCGCGGTATTCGGCAACGAGTATACGATGACGTACAGCCGGGATATTGCGGCTGAAGTAAAAAGCATTTACCGCAAGGAGGCGCTGGTTGTTATCGACACGCTTGCGGATCATATCAGGCAAGCCGGCGAACTTGCCGCCGCCGCGAAGGAGCAGGAGCTTGCGGCCCTTGGCACGCAAGCGGGCGCTCTTGCGCGCCTCGCGGCGCTGGCGGAGCGCGCCGACGCCTATGCGGCGCGGCTGGCCGCCGTGCTGCCGCCGCAGGCGCAGCGCCCTGCGCTGCCCGCGCCTAGCGCCGGCACGGCGCAGCCGCCGCGCAGCGGCGCTGCCGCAGGCGCAGCGCGCGCCGAAGCGGCCGCTGCCGCGGCGCCCGCCCGCAAAGCGGGGCGGGCAGCGCCAGCGGAGCGCGTTCCGCGCTCGCCGGCGGAGCCGCGCTTGCGCAGCAGCGCCGCGCGGCCGAGCGGCTCGCCAGCGCTGCTGCGCTGCTGGCGCCTTATCCGGCGCTTGCGCAGGCCGCGCAAGCAATGCAGGAAAAAGCGGCGCGGCTCGCGAACAGCCGCTTTACGATCGCGCTGTTTGGCGCGTTCAGCGCGGGCAAATCATCGCTCGCCAATGCGCTGA
- the leuC gene encoding 3-isopropylmalate dehydratase large subunit, protein MAKKTMFEKIWDNHVIHQEEGKPSILYIDLHLVHEVTSPQAFEGLRMTGRKVRRPDLTFATMDHNVPTKDRFNIKDPISKQQIDTLTQNCADFGVKLYDLNNLDQGVVHVMGPEIGLTHPGKTIVCGDSHTSTHGAFGALAFGIGTSEVEHVMATQCLQQAKPKTMEVRFNGKRKPGVTAKDLILGVIAKYGTDFATGYVIEYTGEAIRSLSMEERMTVCNMSIEGGARAGLIAPDETTYNYLRGREYAPADFDAAVARWNELTTDEGAVYDTVVEFDVDSLIPQVTWGTSPGMGTDITSKVPVPSELPTENERKAAEKALEYMDLKPGTPMNEIDIDYVFIGSCTNGRIEDLRAAAEIARGYKVSDRVTAIVVPGSGRVKLQAEKEGLDKIFIEAGFEWREAGCSMCLAMNPDVLQPGQRCASTSNRNFEGRQGRGGRTHLVSPAMAAAAAIKGRFTDVREWNIKSAVAN, encoded by the coding sequence ATGGCGAAAAAGACAATGTTTGAAAAGATTTGGGACAATCACGTCATTCATCAGGAAGAAGGCAAACCTAGCATTTTGTATATCGATCTTCACTTGGTGCATGAGGTAACGTCCCCGCAGGCGTTTGAAGGCCTCCGCATGACGGGCCGCAAAGTGCGCCGTCCGGACCTGACATTTGCAACGATGGACCACAATGTGCCTACGAAAGACCGCTTTAACATTAAAGACCCGATCTCGAAGCAGCAGATCGACACGCTGACGCAAAACTGCGCAGACTTTGGCGTAAAGCTGTATGACCTGAACAACCTGGACCAAGGTGTCGTTCACGTTATGGGGCCGGAAATCGGCCTCACGCATCCGGGCAAAACAATCGTTTGCGGCGACAGCCATACTTCGACGCACGGCGCATTTGGCGCATTGGCGTTTGGTATCGGCACTAGCGAGGTTGAGCATGTTATGGCGACGCAATGCCTCCAGCAAGCAAAACCGAAAACGATGGAAGTCCGTTTCAACGGCAAACGCAAGCCGGGCGTAACGGCAAAAGACTTGATTCTTGGCGTTATTGCGAAGTACGGCACGGACTTTGCTACCGGCTATGTTATTGAATACACGGGCGAAGCGATCCGCAGCCTGTCGATGGAAGAACGGATGACGGTCTGCAACATGTCGATCGAAGGCGGCGCTCGCGCCGGCCTGATTGCGCCGGACGAAACAACTTACAACTACCTGCGCGGACGCGAATACGCTCCAGCCGATTTTGACGCTGCGGTTGCACGCTGGAACGAGCTGACGACTGACGAAGGCGCAGTGTACGATACGGTTGTTGAATTCGACGTAGACTCCCTCATCCCGCAAGTAACGTGGGGAACAAGCCCGGGCATGGGTACCGACATTACGTCGAAAGTGCCTGTACCTAGCGAGCTGCCGACGGAAAATGAACGCAAAGCGGCTGAAAAGGCGCTTGAGTATATGGATTTGAAGCCAGGCACGCCAATGAACGAAATCGATATTGATTATGTGTTTATCGGCTCCTGCACGAACGGCCGGATCGAAGACCTGCGCGCAGCAGCTGAAATTGCCCGCGGTTACAAAGTAAGCGACCGCGTTACGGCGATCGTTGTACCGGGCTCCGGCCGCGTGAAATTGCAAGCGGAAAAAGAAGGCCTCGATAAAATCTTTATCGAAGCTGGTTTTGAATGGCGCGAAGCAGGCTGCTCGATGTGCCTCGCGATGAACCCTGACGTATTGCAGCCTGGACAACGCTGCGCATCGACGTCGAACCGCAACTTCGAAGGCCGCCAAGGCCGCGGCGGACGTACGCATCTGGTATCGCCTGCTATGGCTGCTGCCGCAGCGATTAAAGGACGGTTCACAGACGTTCGCGAATGGAACATTAAATCGGCTGTTGCCAACTAA
- a CDS encoding NAD/NADP transhydrogenase alpha subunit: MKCISVYTNNFEQFSDIYEQVLGAPPQENEDIVVEGITVSGSGDVPEQYIERMRQKPEVVVMREKSRNIMILQHGDVFEICIPAEEEAAV; this comes from the coding sequence ATGAAATGCATTTCCGTGTACACAAACAACTTTGAACAATTCTCCGATATTTATGAGCAAGTATTAGGCGCACCGCCGCAAGAAAATGAGGATATTGTAGTAGAAGGCATCACAGTGAGCGGTTCGGGCGATGTGCCAGAGCAATATATTGAACGTATGCGTCAAAAACCGGAGGTTGTGGTGATGCGCGAGAAATCCCGCAACATTATGATTTTACAGCACGGCGACGTATTTGAAATTTGCATTCCGGCTGAAGAAGAAGCGGCCGTGTAA
- the nth gene encoding endonuclease III, which yields MNAKQKMRHILDQLAEMFPDAHCELNHSNPFELTIAVLLSAQCTDETVNKVTATLFQKYKSPEDYLRVPLEELEMDIRRIGLFRNKAANIQKLCRILIDKYEGEVPSKHEQLTELPGVGRKTANVVVSNAFGVPAIAVDTHVERVSKRLSIAKPDDSVLEVEKKLMKLVPKEEWTLTHHRLIFFGRYHCKAQNPGCPVCPLLDICKEGKQRMKPGVITKNRVVKPKKANEG from the coding sequence ATGAATGCGAAGCAAAAAATGCGCCATATTCTGGATCAGTTGGCGGAGATGTTTCCGGATGCGCATTGCGAGCTTAACCATAGTAATCCGTTTGAGCTGACGATTGCTGTTTTGCTGTCAGCCCAATGTACCGACGAGACGGTTAACAAGGTGACGGCCACGTTGTTTCAGAAGTATAAATCGCCGGAGGATTACTTGCGCGTCCCGCTCGAAGAGCTGGAGATGGATATTAGAAGAATCGGTTTGTTCCGCAATAAAGCTGCTAACATTCAGAAGCTTTGCCGCATTCTGATCGATAAATACGAGGGTGAAGTCCCTTCGAAGCACGAACAGCTTACCGAGCTGCCGGGTGTTGGCCGCAAAACAGCCAACGTTGTCGTCTCCAACGCTTTTGGCGTTCCGGCTATAGCGGTTGACACGCATGTAGAACGGGTATCGAAACGCCTTTCCATTGCCAAGCCCGATGATTCGGTTCTGGAAGTGGAAAAAAAGCTGATGAAGCTCGTGCCGAAGGAAGAATGGACATTAACGCACCACCGGCTTATTTTTTTCGGTCGCTATCATTGCAAGGCGCAAAACCCTGGATGTCCGGTATGCCCGCTGCTGGATATTTGCAAGGAAGGCAAACAACGTATGAAGCCGGGCGTAATAACAAAAAATAGAGTAGTGAAACCGAAAAAAGCCAATGAAGGATGA